One part of the Candidatus Syntrophosphaera sp. genome encodes these proteins:
- a CDS encoding SBBP repeat-containing protein → MHHLKGILLSVALICCATLLSAQAPDWLWVESTGSTEYDVGYGVSTDSAGNSYVIGYFEESVTFGDLTLTSAGSSDIFVAKLGPSGNWIWARRAGGLMPDFGYGISTDNTGNSYITGYFMFTADFGATTLTSDSFSADIFVAKLDADGNWLWAKRAGGSLLDHGYGITHDSNGNCYLTGFFMGTADFGSLSLVSSGYRDVFVAKLDTSGEWIWAESAGGPNDETGYGIATDGGGNCFVTGGFADTAQFGSISLTANGSTGDIFVAGLNAGGNWIWANRAGESGSPDVYGDYGYGIASDSNGNCYVTGIFYGPADFGNTNLTGGGSGSIFAAKLGAAGNWLWATDAVGNYSGDGFGICVDDNGNSFVTGGFGGTAEFGATNLTHYGSIDIFVAKLSAGGNWIWAVQAGGSSSEWAQAIALDNAGNSFVTGHFWNTADFGSTEVTSSGEGDIFIAKLSPGGVEVEDELAPGITGLSSLHNAYPNPFRKGEAAIIKTRIASRETGLLTVHNLRGQLVASHTLASGYHQISLDSRGLPSGIYLYRLQTDSVNEVRKLVLIK, encoded by the coding sequence ATGCACCATTTGAAAGGAATTTTACTTAGCGTTGCCCTGATCTGCTGTGCAACCCTTCTTTCAGCTCAAGCACCTGATTGGCTTTGGGTTGAAAGCACCGGCAGCACTGAATATGATGTGGGATATGGCGTCTCCACCGATTCCGCGGGAAACAGCTATGTCATTGGCTATTTTGAGGAAAGCGTCACTTTTGGCGACCTCACCCTCACTTCAGCCGGCAGCAGTGACATCTTCGTGGCCAAGCTTGGCCCAAGTGGAAACTGGATCTGGGCCAGACGCGCCGGTGGACTGATGCCGGATTTTGGCTATGGCATAAGCACCGACAACACTGGCAACTCTTACATTACCGGCTATTTCATGTTCACTGCCGATTTCGGCGCCACCACTCTGACCAGCGACTCCTTCTCGGCCGATATTTTCGTCGCCAAGCTGGACGCGGACGGAAACTGGCTCTGGGCAAAACGCGCTGGCGGGTCTTTGCTTGACCATGGTTACGGCATAACCCACGACAGCAATGGAAACTGTTACCTCACCGGTTTTTTTATGGGAACCGCCGATTTTGGCTCCCTATCCCTGGTCAGCAGTGGATACCGGGATGTGTTTGTCGCCAAGCTGGATACGAGCGGCGAATGGATCTGGGCTGAAAGTGCCGGCGGGCCCAACGATGAAACTGGCTATGGCATCGCCACCGACGGCGGCGGAAATTGCTTCGTTACCGGCGGTTTCGCTGATACTGCCCAGTTTGGCTCCATAAGTCTCACTGCCAACGGTTCCACGGGCGATATCTTCGTTGCCGGTCTGAACGCGGGAGGCAATTGGATCTGGGCCAATCGCGCCGGAGAATCTGGTTCTCCCGATGTCTATGGGGATTATGGCTATGGCATAGCCAGCGACAGCAACGGAAATTGCTATGTGACCGGCATCTTTTACGGACCGGCCGATTTTGGGAACACAAATCTCACTGGAGGCGGTAGCGGCAGCATCTTCGCTGCCAAATTGGGTGCTGCCGGAAACTGGCTCTGGGCAACGGATGCGGTCGGAAACTACAGTGGCGATGGATTTGGCATCTGTGTTGATGACAATGGAAACAGCTTTGTAACCGGCGGATTTGGTGGTACGGCCGAATTTGGGGCTACCAACCTGACCCATTACGGCAGCATAGATATCTTTGTTGCCAAGCTGAGTGCCGGCGGAAACTGGATCTGGGCTGTTCAGGCCGGAGGATCCAGCAGTGAATGGGCCCAAGCGATCGCGCTCGACAATGCCGGAAACAGCTTTGTGACAGGTCATTTCTGGAATACAGCGGATTTTGGTTCCACTGAGGTCACCAGCAGCGGCGAAGGCGATATCTTTATCGCCAAACTTTCCCCGGGCGGAGTGGAGGTCGAAGATGAACTCGCTCCCGGAATAACGGGGCTTTCCTCTTTGCACAACGCCTATCCCAATCCCTTCCGCAAAGGTGAGGCGGCCATAATAAAAACCCGGATCGCCAGCCGCGAAACCGGACTGCTCACGGTCCACAACCTGCGTGGACAGTTGGTTGCCAGCCACACCCTTGCTTCTGGATATCATCAGATCAGCCTCGACAGCCGCGGCCTGCCCTCCGGGATCTATCTGTACCGCCTGCAAACCGACTCTGTGAACGAGGTCAGGAAACTGGTCCTGATCAAATAG